Proteins found in one Zea mays cultivar B73 chromosome 1, Zm-B73-REFERENCE-NAM-5.0, whole genome shotgun sequence genomic segment:
- the LOC103643222 gene encoding LOW QUALITY PROTEIN: glycine-rich protein DOT1 (The sequence of the model RefSeq protein was modified relative to this genomic sequence to represent the inferred CDS: inserted 1 base in 1 codon): MNACIPLDCSSASCASLDALNTRTPWTSLRSLYIEGRPSVYFSGYTTERHXRRVLIDQQLDRSQREMGGKGGSGGGGGKGGGGGGKSGGGGGGKGGGGGKGGGGVGGKTGGGKSAGGGGGGYGGAGKSGSGGSGGDGMMKAPGGGGEYISRSVFEASPQEFFHGLHQGGGNNK; this comes from the exons ATGAATGCATGCATTCCACTGGACTGTTCCAGCGCTTCGTGTGCATCGCTAGATGCGCTGAACACTCGAACGCCATGGACCTCGCTCCGCTCTCTATATATAGAGGGAAGGCCTTCAGTCTACTTCTCGGGATATACCACTGAACGTC CAAGAAGAGTACTGATCGATCAGCAACTCGATCGTTCTCAGAGAGAGATGGGCGgcaagggcggcagcggcgggggtGGTGGCAAGGGCGGAGGTGGCGGTGGCAAGAGCGGCGGCGGGGGTGGTGGCAAGGGCGGAGGAGGTGGCAAGGGCGGAGGAGGTGTTGGTGGCAAGACCGGCGGCGGCAAGTCAGCAGGCGGCGGCGGTGGGGGCTATGGTGGTGCAGGGAAGTCAGGCTCCGGCGGCAGTGGCGGCGACGGAATGATGAaggcgcccggcggcggcggcgagtacATCTCCCGCTCCGTCTTCGAGGCCAGCCCGCAGGAGTTCTTCCATGGCCTCCACCAGGGAGGAGGCAACAACAAGTAG